GACTACTCTATTTTCGTCCCCAATAATTGGAAATTCTACCGATGTATTTTGCGTTTCATTTACATCTTTTTTCCATTCATTGTGTGATTTTACATCATCTACACTTACTACTGCTACCTTGGTGTTTCGCTTTGCAAATTCCTCTTTTAACTGAGCTGTTCTACCTATCTCAGTTGTACATACCGGTGTGAAGTCGGCCGGGTGAGAATATAATATTCCCCAGCTGTCACCTAACCAATTGTGAAAATCTATTTTACCTTCTGTTGTATCCGCTTGAAAGTTGGGTGCGGTATCTCCTATTCTAAGTCCCATATTTTTAAATTTTTAGATTTATATATCATATTTAACGCTGGACTGAAAAATCGGTTTGAGGAAAAGAATTATTAAGTGACTAATGTTACTTAACTCACTGAAAAAAGCTAAAAAAACCCTTTTTCCTGTGCATGATTCAATGCTTCTTCAGTATTCTCCAGCATTAATAAGGGGACACCTTTATCTTCGAATTCTTGCGCGGTTTCGCGATCAAATTCATCTTTCTTCCCAATTTTTCTAATGTAAACAGCCAAAATCCTGGTTGGAAATTCATGCAACGCCTGTCTGTAAATTTCAGTATCCCTTTGACCACTGTCACCAATCAAAATGAATTTCAGATCTGGAAACAGCAACATAAGTCTTTTAATTTTTTCTTGTTTATGTTGATGACTTCCACCCCCAGTAAAAAGCAGGTCTCGCAAGCCCGACTTATATTCTTGCAATAGAAATGGGCCTTTGGGAATACTTCTGACTTTGAAAAAATCCTGAAGAAAATCATATAAATTCCATTCGCTACTGCTGACATAAAAGAAAGGATTGTCATTTCCCTTTAACTTTTTATAAAACTCAGCCACCCCATCAAAGGGCAAACGGGTTTTAGCATTTTTGGTCATGATGAGCCTGAATTTCTTGAATAGTTGAGTGGCATGTGAAACCAAAATGGTATCGTCTATATCCGAAATGGTACCAAATTGGGCTTCTTTCGCTACTATCAAAAACTCTCCTTCTGCCTTACAAATTTCTCCCCCTTGATTGTTGATCACGTAGGTAACAGGGTGCCAACCTGGTTCAAAATCTCTTTTGGGCTCAACCCAAGCACTGAAATAGCCATAATCATCTGTTTGAGTTGTGAAGCTCTCGTCCTCCAATATGATTTGAACTTTCATTTCGGGAATAGGAGAACTCAGATAGCGAGAAAGCATGATCCTGAAATTCTTCCTCCTTTTATCCGTTGCCTTAGCGTCAAATTCTGGGCGATTTTCCACAACGCCTCCTTTTAGGTAAATCAACTTATGATTTCCATAGCCCATAAATGGGACAATTTTAGGAGGAGAAATAATACCTAAAAGTCGTTTTAAGTAAAGTGCAAATCGTATATTTAGCGAGCGTAGGATAATTTCTAATTTTTAGTTTAAATGCAGCCAAAAAAATTACTTTTTATTATCAATCCCAAATCAGGGGACAATGATAAATCATATTTGGAACGTCAAATCAAAAGCTTCTGTGCTAAAAATAATAAGGATTATGCGGTTTTCTATACAACGGGTCAAAATGATCTAGAAAAAATAAAAGAAAGGCAATCTGAATATAAAGCCGACACATTGGTGGCTTGTGGTGGCGATGGTACTGTGAATTTAATTGCTCAGATTGTTATAAATTCAGAAATTCAATTAGGAATTATTCCACTAGGATCTGCCAATGGCTTAGCTTATGAACTAGAAATTGAAGAAGGGGTAGTAGAAAGTTTAGAGCTAATCTTAAGAGGGAAAACAATTTCTATGGATGCAATCCGGATCAATGAAGAGTTCATTTGTCTTCATTTGAGTGATTTAGGTTTTAATGCCAAAATGATCAGAGAATTCGAAGAAAGCGGGGAAAGGGGTATGTTGGCCTATGCAAAAGCATTTTTTAGCTCGCTTGTCGATAAGAAAACCAATGAATTCAGAATTGATTTTAATGGCACTCAACAAACCATTAAAGCAGAAATGATTGTTCTTGCCAATGCTTCCAGCTATGGTTCAGGTGCTGTTATTAATCCAGGCAGCAAGTTGGATGATGGCACTTTTGAATTGGTTGTTTTTAAGCCAATTCCTTTAAGAGATTTGCTCTCCTTGACCCTAGAGTCTTTCCTTGGGGATATTAAAAACTCTCCTTATGTAGAAATTTATAGAGTAGAAGAGGCTAGAATTTATTGTCACGAGGCAGAGCTGCTGCAGGTGGATGGTGAATTGAAAGGTGACAATAAAGAGGTCAAGGCCGAGGTATTGAAAGGTGCTATCAAAGTCATTTCATAATAATGGAAAGTGAAAAATCTGGTAACCAAAAAACCCCTTTCAGAAAGGGGTTCATAGCAGTGATTTTAATTTCAATTGCTATTTTCGGTATTTATAATCTA
This is a stretch of genomic DNA from Marivirga harenae. It encodes these proteins:
- a CDS encoding App1 family protein, with product MGYGNHKLIYLKGGVVENRPEFDAKATDKRRKNFRIMLSRYLSSPIPEMKVQIILEDESFTTQTDDYGYFSAWVEPKRDFEPGWHPVTYVINNQGGEICKAEGEFLIVAKEAQFGTISDIDDTILVSHATQLFKKFRLIMTKNAKTRLPFDGVAEFYKKLKGNDNPFFYVSSSEWNLYDFLQDFFKVRSIPKGPFLLQEYKSGLRDLLFTGGGSHQHKQEKIKRLMLLFPDLKFILIGDSGQRDTEIYRQALHEFPTRILAVYIRKIGKKDEFDRETAQEFEDKGVPLLMLENTEEALNHAQEKGFF
- a CDS encoding diacylglycerol/lipid kinase family protein, producing MQPKKLLFIINPKSGDNDKSYLERQIKSFCAKNNKDYAVFYTTGQNDLEKIKERQSEYKADTLVACGGDGTVNLIAQIVINSEIQLGIIPLGSANGLAYELEIEEGVVESLELILRGKTISMDAIRINEEFICLHLSDLGFNAKMIREFEESGERGMLAYAKAFFSSLVDKKTNEFRIDFNGTQQTIKAEMIVLANASSYGSGAVINPGSKLDDGTFELVVFKPIPLRDLLSLTLESFLGDIKNSPYVEIYRVEEARIYCHEAELLQVDGELKGDNKEVKAEVLKGAIKVIS